Proteins from a genomic interval of Arvicanthis niloticus isolate mArvNil1 chromosome 26, mArvNil1.pat.X, whole genome shotgun sequence:
- the Alg9 gene encoding alpha-1,2-mannosyltransferase ALG9 isoform X2 has product MMLAFLVLSTGMFCSSSALLPSSFCMYTTLIAMTGWYMDKTPIAVLGVAAGAILGWPFSAALGLPIAFDSLALKHRWKSFFGWSLVALILFLVPVVVIDSYYYGKLVIAPLNIVLYNVFTSHGPDLYGTEPWYFYLINGFLNFNVAFALALLVLPLTLLMEYLLQRFHVQNLGHPYWLTLAPMYIWFIIFFIQPHKEERFLFPVYPLICLCGAVALSALQKCYHFVFQRYRLEHYTVTSSWLALGTVGLFGLLSLSRSVALFRGYHGPLDLYPEFYRIATDPTIHTVPEGRPVNVCVGKEWYRFPSSFLLPDNWQLQFIPSEFRGQLPKPFAEGPLATRIVPTHMNDQNQEEPSRYIDISKCHYLVDLDTMRETPREPNYSSNKEEWVSLAHRPFLDASRSSKLLRAFYVPFLSDQYTVYVNYTILKPRKAKQSRKKSGG; this is encoded by the exons ATGATGCTGGCCTTCCTGGTGCTCAGCACGGGCATGTTCTGCTCATCTTCTG CACTCCTCCCTAGCAGCTTCTGCATGTACACCACGTTGATCGCTATGACTGGATGGTATATGGACAAGACACCCATTGCTGTACTGGGAGTAGCAGCCGGGGCTATCTTAGGGTGGCCGTTTAGTGCAGCTCTTGG TTTACCCATTGCCTTTGACTCGCTGGCCCTGAAGCACAGGTGGAAGAGCTTCTTTGGCTGGTCCCTGGTGGCCCTGATTCTCTTCCTG GTGCCTGTGGTGGTCATTGACAGCTACTATTATGGGAAGTTGGTGATTGCCCCGCTCAACATAGTTTTGTATAATGTCTTTACTTCTCATGGACCTGATCTGTATG GTACAGAACCATGGTATTTCTACTTAATCAATGGATTTCTGAATTTCAATGTTGCCTTTGCTTTGGCTCTTCTGGTCTTGCCACTGACTCTTCTTATGGAGTACCTGCTGCAAAGATTCCACG TTCAGAATTTAGGACACCCGTATTGGCTTACCTTGGCGCCAATGTATATTTGGTTTATAATTTTCTTCATCCAGCCTCACAAAGAGGAGCGATTTCTTTTCCCAGTGTATCCACtcatatgtctctgtggtgctgtTGCTCTTTCTGCACTTCAG AAATGTTACCACTTTGTGTTTCAACGCTATCGCCTGGAGCATTACACTGTGACATCCAGCTGGCTGGCACTGGGAACTGTTGGCCTGTTTGGGCTCTTGTCGCTCTCCCGCTCTGTGGCTCTGTTCAGAG GATATCATGGGCCCCTTGATTTATATCCAGAATTTTACAGAATTGCCACAGACCCAACGATCCACACTGTCCCAGAAGGCAGGCCTGTGAATGTTTGTGTGGGGAAAGAATGGTATCGATTTCCCAGTAGCTTCCTTCTGCCTGACAA TTGGCAGCTTCAGTTCATTCCATCCGAGTTCAGAGGTCAGCTACCAAAGCCTTTCGCAGAGGGACCACTGGCCACTAGGATTGTTCCCACTCACATGAATGACCAGAACCAAGAGGAGCCTTCCAGATAT ATTGACATCAGCAAATGCCATTACTTAGTGGATTTGGATACCATGAGAGAAACACCTCGGGAGCCAAACTACTCATCCAACAAAGAAGAGTGGGTCAGCCTGGCCCACAGACCATTCCTGGATGCATCTAG